Within the Thermus oshimai DSM 12092 genome, the region CTCGGGGCGGAAAAGCTCGGGTCGGAAGGGCTCGCCGGGAAAGCGGCGGAGGATGAGGAGGCCGTGGCCCTCCACCTCCTCCACCCCCAGGACGAAGGACCCAAGCCCGGCGCGGGCCAGGTTCCTGGCCTCGAGGCGGGCCAAGGCCTTCTCCCTGGGGCTATAGACCTTGTACACCCGCGTTTCGTCCCCGTAGACCCGGGCCTCAAAGCCGCCCAAGGGGGTGAGCCGGGCGAGGAGGGCGGAAAGCGCCACGGGGCTTATTCTAAGGGCGTGGAGCTCCTCCGGCCCGAGGCCACCCTCCTCTCCTTGGAGGATCGGGTCCTCTCCTTTGACCGGGAGGGGCGGCCCTACCACTACTTCCGCCGGGGGCTTACCTTTAAGCGCGCCCTGGACGGCACCCTCCACCTCCGCTTCCGGGAAGGGGAGAGGAGGAGGGCTGTTCTCGCCCGGGAGGAGGCCCTTGCGGTCTACGGGGAGATCCTGGCCCTGGCGGAGGCCCACCTACGGGACGGGGAAAGGCGAAAGGAGGTCCTCCGCTGGACCCCGGAGGCCCTGGCCGACCCCACGCCCTACCGCCGGGCCTACCCCCATCCGGTGAGCATCCTCCCCCCGGACGCGTACCTCTCCGTGGTCCTCCAGGCCACCACGGGGTGCACCTGGAACCGGTGCGCCTTTTGCGCCTTCTACCAGGACCGCCCTTTCAGAAAAAAGAGCCTCCCCGAGTTCCGGGAACACCTGGAGGCCGTCCTCCGCCTCCTCGGCCGGGGGCGGGCCCTGAGGCGGGGGGTGTTCCTGGCGGACGGGAACGCCCTGGCCCTTTCCGAGCCCCTCCTGCCCCTTATGGAGGAGGTAAAAAGGCGCTTCCCCGGGGAGGAGGTGTACGGGTTTTTGGACCTCTGGACGGGGCTTAAGAAGGACCCCAGGTGGTGGGAAAGGCTCCGGGGCCTGGGCCTTAAGCGGGTCCACCTGGGCCTGGAGACGGGGCACGCCCCCCTCCTCGCCCTCCTCCACAAGCCCGGCCACCCGGAGGAGGCCCTCTCCTTGGTGCGGGCCTTGAAGGAGGCGGGGCTCTCCTTGGGCCTCATCTTCCTGGTGGGGGTGGGGGGGGAGGCCTACCGGGAGGCCCACTTCCGGGACACCCTGGCCCTCCTTGCCCGCCTGCCCCTGGACGGGGAGGACCTGGTCTACCTCTCCCCCTTCCAGGTGGAGGAGAACACCCCCTACGCCCGCATGGGCCTGGGGGTGGTGGGGGACCTCGAGGGGGAGCTCCGCCGCTTCGCCCAGGCGGTGCGCCGCTTAGGGCTCAAGGCCGCCCGGTACGATATCCGGGAGTTCATCTATTAAAAGCGCCCCCTCTTCCGCCCGGAAGCCCAGGCGCTTGTGGCTCCCGTCGCAGAAGGGCTTG harbors:
- a CDS encoding radical SAM protein, whose product is MELLRPEATLLSLEDRVLSFDREGRPYHYFRRGLTFKRALDGTLHLRFREGERRRAVLAREEALAVYGEILALAEAHLRDGERRKEVLRWTPEALADPTPYRRAYPHPVSILPPDAYLSVVLQATTGCTWNRCAFCAFYQDRPFRKKSLPEFREHLEAVLRLLGRGRALRRGVFLADGNALALSEPLLPLMEEVKRRFPGEEVYGFLDLWTGLKKDPRWWERLRGLGLKRVHLGLETGHAPLLALLHKPGHPEEALSLVRALKEAGLSLGLIFLVGVGGEAYREAHFRDTLALLARLPLDGEDLVYLSPFQVEENTPYARMGLGVVGDLEGELRRFAQAVRRLGLKAARYDIREFIY